One stretch of Pseudomonas azotoformans DNA includes these proteins:
- the rlmB gene encoding 23S rRNA (guanosine(2251)-2'-O)-methyltransferase RlmB: protein MSLEKIYGVHAVEALLRHHPKRVKQVWLAEGRSEPRVQALVELATQNKVAIGQAERREMDVWVEGVHQGVVADVSPSQVWGEAMLDELLDRTEGAPLLLVLDGVTDPHNLGACLRSADAAGALAVIVPKDKSATLTPVVRKVACGAAEVIPLVAVTNLARTLEKLQQRGLWVVGTAGEAEVSIYDQDLTGPTILIMGAEGKGMRRLTREHCDYLVHLPMAGSVSSLNVSVATGVCLFEAQRQRGAKAKPKK from the coding sequence ATGAGTCTGGAAAAAATCTACGGCGTCCACGCCGTAGAAGCACTGCTGCGTCACCACCCTAAACGCGTCAAGCAGGTATGGTTGGCGGAAGGCCGCAGCGAGCCGCGCGTACAAGCGCTGGTTGAGCTGGCCACGCAAAACAAGGTTGCCATCGGCCAGGCCGAGCGCCGTGAAATGGACGTGTGGGTAGAGGGTGTTCACCAGGGCGTGGTGGCGGACGTCAGCCCGAGCCAGGTCTGGGGCGAGGCGATGCTCGACGAGCTGCTCGACCGTACCGAAGGTGCGCCGTTGCTGCTGGTGCTCGACGGCGTGACCGACCCGCACAACCTCGGCGCCTGCCTGCGTTCGGCGGACGCTGCCGGCGCGCTGGCGGTGATCGTGCCTAAAGACAAGTCGGCGACCCTGACGCCGGTGGTGCGTAAAGTCGCGTGTGGCGCGGCGGAAGTGATTCCGCTGGTGGCCGTGACCAACCTGGCACGCACCCTGGAGAAACTCCAGCAGCGTGGCCTGTGGGTCGTGGGTACGGCGGGGGAGGCCGAGGTCAGCATTTATGACCAGGACCTCACCGGCCCGACCATCCTGATCATGGGCGCCGAAGGTAAAGGCATGCGTCGCCTGACCCGTGAGCATTGCGACTACCTGGTGCACCTGCCGATGGCCGGTAGCGTCAGCAGCCTCAACGTGTCGGTGGCCACCGGCGTCTGCCTGTTCGAGGCCCAGCGTCAGCGCGGTGCGAAGGCCAAGCCGAAGAAGTAA
- the rplI gene encoding 50S ribosomal protein L9 produces the protein MQLILLEKVANLGNLGDKVNVKAGYGRNYLLPYGKATAATAANLAAFEERRAELEKAAADKKASAETRAAQLAELEVTITATAGDEGKLFGSIGTHDIADALTASGVEVQKSEVRLPNGTIRNVGEFDVAVHLHAEVEATVRVVVVAA, from the coding sequence ATGCAACTGATCCTTCTGGAAAAAGTCGCCAACCTGGGCAACCTGGGCGACAAAGTGAACGTTAAGGCCGGCTACGGTCGTAACTACCTGCTGCCATACGGCAAAGCCACCGCTGCAACCGCTGCCAACCTGGCTGCGTTTGAAGAGCGTCGTGCCGAGCTGGAAAAAGCCGCAGCAGACAAAAAAGCTTCGGCCGAAACTCGCGCTGCCCAACTGGCTGAGCTGGAAGTGACTATCACTGCCACCGCCGGTGACGAAGGCAAGCTGTTCGGTTCGATCGGCACCCACGACATCGCTGATGCACTGACCGCCTCCGGCGTTGAAGTGCAGAAGAGCGAAGTTCGTCTGCCGAACGGCACCATCCGCAACGTAGGCGAATTCGACGTAGCCGTGCACCTGCACGCCGAAGTTGAAGCCACCGTACGCGTTGTCGTGGTAGCAGCTTAA
- the rpsF gene encoding 30S ribosomal protein S6 produces MRHYEIIFLVHPDQSEQVGGMVERYTKLIEEDGGKIHRLEDWGRRQLAYAINNVHKAHYVMLNVECTGKALAELEDNFRYNDAVIRNLVIRREEAVTGQSEMLKAEENRSERRERRDRPEHEGADSADSDDSDNSDNADE; encoded by the coding sequence ATGCGTCATTACGAAATCATCTTTTTGGTCCACCCGGATCAAAGCGAGCAAGTCGGCGGCATGGTTGAGCGTTACACCAAGCTGATCGAAGAAGACGGCGGCAAAATCCACCGTCTGGAAGATTGGGGCCGTCGTCAACTGGCCTACGCAATCAACAATGTTCACAAGGCTCACTACGTGATGCTGAACGTTGAGTGCACTGGCAAGGCCCTGGCCGAGCTGGAAGACAACTTCCGCTACAACGATGCTGTGATCCGTAACCTGGTCATCCGTCGCGAAGAAGCCGTTACCGGCCAATCCGAGATGCTCAAGGCTGAAGAAAACCGCAGTGAGCGCCGTGAGCGTCGCGACCGTCCTGAGCACGAAGGCGCTGATAGCGCTGATAGTGATGACAGCGACAACAGCGATAACGCTGACGAGTAA
- the dnaB gene encoding replicative DNA helicase, with the protein MNDISAPEQYDLQTAALKVPPHSIEAEQAVLGGLMLDNNAWERVLDQVSDGDFYRHDHRLIFRAIAKLADQNSPIDVVTLAEQLDKEGQTSQVGGLGYLGELAKNTPSVANIKAYAQIVRQRATLRQLIGISTEIADSAFNPEGRTAEEILDEAERQIFQIAEARPKTGGPVGVNELLTKAIDRIDTLFNTDAAITGISTGYADLDEKTSGLQPSDLIIVAGRPSMGKTTFAMNLVENAVLRSDKTVLVYSLEMPGESLIMRMLSSLGRIDQTKVRSGQLEDDDWPRLTSAVNLLNDRKLFIDDTAGISPSEMRARTRRLVREHGDIALIMIDYLQLMQIPGSSGDSRTNEISEISRSLKALAKEFNCPVVALSQLNRSLEQRPNKRPVNSDLRESGAIEQDADVIMFVYRDEVYHPETEHKGIAEIIIGKQRNGPIGFIRLAFIGKYTRFENLAPGSYNFDDDE; encoded by the coding sequence ATGAACGATATTTCAGCTCCTGAGCAATACGATCTGCAAACCGCTGCCCTGAAGGTGCCGCCGCATTCCATCGAGGCCGAACAGGCCGTGCTCGGTGGTTTGATGCTGGACAACAACGCCTGGGAACGCGTGCTGGATCAAGTCTCGGACGGTGATTTCTATCGCCATGACCACCGCCTGATCTTCCGTGCCATCGCCAAGCTGGCCGACCAGAACTCACCGATCGACGTGGTGACCCTGGCCGAGCAGCTAGACAAGGAAGGCCAGACCTCCCAGGTTGGCGGCCTCGGCTACCTCGGTGAGCTGGCGAAAAACACGCCGTCCGTCGCCAACATCAAGGCCTATGCCCAGATCGTTCGCCAGCGCGCCACGCTGCGCCAGCTGATCGGCATCAGCACCGAGATCGCCGACAGCGCCTTCAACCCCGAAGGGCGCACCGCTGAAGAGATCCTCGACGAAGCCGAGCGCCAGATCTTCCAGATCGCCGAGGCCCGCCCGAAAACCGGCGGCCCGGTGGGCGTCAACGAGCTGTTGACCAAGGCCATCGACCGCATCGACACCCTGTTCAACACCGACGCCGCCATCACCGGTATTTCCACCGGGTATGCTGACCTGGATGAGAAGACCAGCGGCCTGCAGCCCTCCGACTTGATCATCGTCGCCGGTCGTCCGTCCATGGGTAAGACCACCTTCGCGATGAACCTGGTGGAAAACGCCGTGTTGCGCAGCGACAAGACCGTGCTGGTGTACTCCCTGGAGATGCCCGGTGAATCGCTGATCATGCGGATGCTCTCGTCGCTCGGGCGTATCGACCAGACCAAGGTGCGTTCCGGCCAACTGGAAGACGACGATTGGCCGCGCCTGACCTCGGCGGTCAACCTGCTCAATGACCGCAAGCTGTTCATCGATGACACCGCAGGCATCAGCCCATCCGAGATGCGCGCACGTACCCGGCGCCTGGTGCGTGAGCACGGCGACATCGCCCTGATCATGATCGACTACCTGCAGTTGATGCAGATCCCCGGTTCCAGCGGTGACAGCCGGACCAACGAAATTTCCGAAATCTCCCGGTCCCTCAAGGCCCTGGCCAAGGAATTCAACTGCCCGGTGGTGGCGCTGTCCCAGCTCAACCGTTCCCTGGAGCAACGCCCCAACAAGCGCCCGGTGAACTCCGACTTGCGCGAATCCGGCGCGATCGAGCAGGACGCCGACGTGATCATGTTTGTGTACCGCGATGAGGTGTACCACCCCGAGACCGAGCACAAGGGCATTGCCGAGATCATCATCGGCAAGCAGCGGAACGGCCCGATCGGCTTTATCCGCCTGGCGTTCATCGGTAAGTACACGCGCTTCGAGAACCTCGCGCCGGGCAGTTATAACTTCGACGACGACGAGTAA
- a CDS encoding YybS family protein: MRALAEFIMRGRVQATLVVAGCAALPLLYWLGAAAGCLVLLRRGLQDALGVLALGVLAALIWWLQLGEPKVLLVLLGSSSLALVLRASESWARTLLVSVAVGLVFSVLIDAAFRPQIEALSQEIVKILPMALGELYQQLSVDERARLATLIAPALIGLMAVMMQIVSVLSLMLGRYWQALLYNPGGFGREFRSIRIPVGPAMLLLALMVVGPYFGSQATLLVLFCSVPLVFAGLALIHGLVAQKRLAKFWLVGMYVTMVLFMQLIYPLLVVLAIVDGLIDFRGRLAPKDADNANGEG; the protein is encoded by the coding sequence ATGCGCGCCTTAGCTGAGTTCATCATGCGCGGTCGCGTGCAGGCCACTCTGGTAGTGGCTGGATGTGCAGCATTGCCGTTGTTGTATTGGTTGGGTGCTGCCGCAGGTTGCCTTGTGCTGCTGCGGCGCGGTTTGCAGGATGCCCTTGGCGTCCTGGCCCTGGGAGTGCTGGCCGCCTTGATCTGGTGGCTGCAACTGGGCGAACCCAAGGTACTTCTGGTACTGCTGGGGTCGTCGAGCCTTGCGTTGGTTTTGCGCGCAAGTGAGTCCTGGGCCCGCACGCTGCTGGTCAGCGTGGCAGTGGGGTTGGTGTTTTCGGTGTTGATCGACGCGGCTTTCCGCCCGCAGATCGAGGCGCTGTCGCAAGAGATCGTCAAGATCCTGCCGATGGCCCTCGGGGAACTCTACCAGCAGCTTTCGGTAGATGAGCGAGCGCGTCTTGCGACACTGATTGCACCGGCCCTGATCGGCCTGATGGCGGTAATGATGCAGATCGTCAGCGTGCTGAGCCTGATGCTTGGGCGTTATTGGCAGGCGTTGTTGTACAACCCGGGTGGTTTTGGTCGCGAGTTTCGCAGTATCAGAATCCCCGTGGGCCCGGCGATGTTGCTGCTGGCACTCATGGTGGTCGGACCGTACTTCGGTTCACAAGCCACCTTGCTGGTGCTGTTTTGCAGCGTACCGCTGGTGTTCGCCGGACTGGCCCTGATTCACGGGCTGGTCGCGCAGAAGCGCCTGGCCAAGTTCTGGCTGGTGGGGATGTACGTAACAATGGTGCTGTTCATGCAGCTGATCTATCCGTTACTCGTGGTTCTGGCCATTGTCGACGGCCTGATTGATTTTCGCGGTCGTCTGGCGCCGAAAGACGCCGATAACGCGAACGGTGAAGGTTAA
- the rpsR gene encoding 30S ribosomal protein S18: protein MARFFRRRKFCRFTAEDVKEIDYKDLNTLKAYVSETGKIVPSRITGTKARYQRQLATAIKRARFLALLAYTDSHGR from the coding sequence ATGGCACGTTTCTTCCGTCGTCGTAAATTCTGCCGCTTCACCGCTGAAGACGTGAAAGAGATCGATTACAAAGATCTCAACACTCTGAAAGCCTACGTATCCGAGACCGGCAAAATCGTTCCAAGCCGTATCACCGGTACCAAAGCACGTTATCAGCGTCAGCTGGCCACCGCTATCAAGCGCGCCCGCTTCCTGGCCCTGCTGGCCTACACCGACAGCCACGGCCGCTGA